From Desulfurococcus sp.:
TGTAGCATACACCCTCAACCTCTTCGAGAGTATTAGTGAAGCACTGCTATTCTCCACGGTAATGCTCTTCCTTGAAGCCTTAATCTCCATAGCAGTTTCATCAGTGCTGTCAGTAGCCTCTAGGAGAGTATCTACAAGCATACTACTCGTTCTAGGTGTCCTAGTATTAATGCTAGCACTCGGCTTGAGATACGAAGTCTTTAATAGCGTAGTACTAGCTAGCAGGCTACTCGTAGATGGAAAAGGGATTGAAGTATACCTAGCAGTACTCCTTGTATCCCTAGCTACAGCTATCTGGAGGGTGGACTCCATTGAGTATTAAGACTAGAATAGCGGTTGCATTACTAGTACTAGCTGCTATAACACTCACAGAGTTCCTGGTGTTCATGCAGGGATACCTACCTCAATCTAGTATTCAAGTTGAAGTTAAAGCTCCACTCTACCCTGAGAAAACAGCTTATCTTTCAACTATTGATGTATTCCTCGGTAGAGGGTTATACGAGGTTAGAGTAAACCCTGCTACAGAACTCCAGGTATGCATTACAGCTGGAGGCAGTAGGAGTGAATTCAATGCTAGCAGGCCGGTAGTAGTCTACGTGTACAGTGAGACAGGGCTACACATTACTATTCTAGCTAGTATTGAACCATACCAGGTAGATTTAGGTTCTATCACGGTGGTTAGACGATGGGTGAAGATAGGGTAGTCTTAGAGAACATAGTTAAAAACTACAGGTATTTCACTCTTAGAGTAGACTACGCTGAATTCAAGAAGGGGTTAAACCTAGTGATAGGATCTAATGGCAGCGGTAAATCTACGATTCTAAAGATTATAGCTGGATTTATATGGCCTAGCAAGGGTAGAGTTAGAGTCGTGCTTGAAGGCCGCGAGTACACTCCAAGAGAATCCATGAAGCATGTAGGCTATGTCGCAGAAGATGTCATTCCCCCGAATATCAAGGTTAGAGAACTCCTAGAGGCATTTGCTCCCAGCTCATCTACACTAGAGTATCTAGCAGGTAGCCTCAAGCTAACCGAGCACCTCGATAAGAAGTACATGGAGCTTTCAGCCGGGCTAAGGAAGAGAGTTCAGATAGCTATAGCTCTGCTAAAAGACCCTAGATTAATTCTGTTCGACGAGCCCTTCTCAAACCTAGATGTCTCTATTATCCCAGCAGTGAAGAAGCTACTCGAGGAGCTTAAGAGTAAAGCTATAGTAGTAGTCACAAGCCACATATGGGTAGACATGGATGTAGACACTATAACAATACTAGACCAGG
This genomic window contains:
- a CDS encoding ABC transporter ATP-binding protein; translated protein: MGEDRVVLENIVKNYRYFTLRVDYAEFKKGLNLVIGSNGSGKSTILKIIAGFIWPSKGRVRVVLEGREYTPRESMKHVGYVAEDVIPPNIKVRELLEAFAPSSSTLEYLAGSLKLTEHLDKKYMELSAGLRKRVQIAIALLKDPRLILFDEPFSNLDVSIIPAVKKLLEELKSKAIVVVTSHIWVDMDVDTITILDQGRLLYHGDSSIVKQSILFDVEVEGEKTTVDLDSLNKIIHPVKIHRVKASDPVEAVLQAVRDKPSGSSYTTSTPTNSS